In the genome of Paenibacillus sp. FSL R5-0766, one region contains:
- a CDS encoding S-layer homology domain-containing protein — protein MPNWQRDAEISVTAPVTGAAPSTTATVGTANFTASTVTWSPMAVTFAGSTAYTATVTLTANSGYVFAATHTTGMINGKAATVTSNTGETVTLSYVFAATVTSGGGGTSSPIFTGSPEPEPTPEPTPKPTQQPVVEVFNSNIVNRASLVEKLAAQVSAANTANTTTDFADTHGHWAKQTINTFLKVQLISGYEDDTFRPNGNITHAEFATMLSRAFNIQADNSNNVTFNDLDKHWAKDVIMNLAAAGVIQGYEGGTFIPEKTITREKMVILLSSIANLNTMTKDTSKGHFTDLSRSYVANEIQTAAQVGIVNGKGKDRFDPKGNATRAEALEIILNTLNLDPQVKSLLDSLS, from the coding sequence TTGCCGAATTGGCAGCGGGATGCGGAAATCTCTGTCACTGCCCCAGTAACGGGAGCTGCACCGAGTACGACAGCAACGGTTGGCACAGCGAACTTCACGGCAAGCACTGTAACATGGAGTCCAATGGCAGTTACATTCGCAGGGAGTACCGCATACACCGCTACTGTGACGCTAACGGCGAATAGCGGTTATGTTTTTGCAGCTACGCATACGACAGGAATGATTAACGGCAAGGCTGCTACAGTAACAAGCAACACGGGCGAAACGGTTACGCTGTCGTATGTATTTGCCGCAACTGTAACTTCTGGCGGCGGAGGCACATCGAGTCCAATCTTTACAGGTTCACCAGAACCTGAACCGACACCTGAGCCAACTCCTAAGCCAACGCAGCAACCTGTAGTTGAAGTATTTAACAGTAACATTGTGAATCGCGCTAGCCTGGTCGAGAAGCTCGCTGCCCAAGTCTCAGCAGCAAATACTGCTAATACGACAACTGATTTTGCGGATACTCATGGACACTGGGCGAAACAAACGATCAATACCTTCTTGAAGGTGCAGTTGATTAGCGGCTATGAAGACGACACATTTAGACCGAACGGGAATATAACGCACGCCGAATTCGCCACGATGCTAAGTCGCGCATTCAACATCCAAGCTGACAACAGTAACAACGTAACATTTAACGATCTAGACAAGCACTGGGCGAAAGACGTAATTATGAACCTTGCCGCTGCAGGAGTAATCCAAGGCTATGAGGGTGGGACGTTCATACCTGAGAAGACGATTACACGTGAAAAAATGGTCATTCTTTTATCTAGCATCGCTAACCTGAATACGATGACTAAAGATACATCCAAAGGTCATTTCACGGATCTGAGTCGTTCTTACGTAGCGAACGAAATTCAAACGGCAGCGCAAGTGGGCATCGTCAATGGCAAAGGAAAGGATCGATTCGATCCTAAAGGCAATGCCACTCGCGCAGAAGCGCTTGAGATCATTTTGAACACACTGAATCTTGATCCGCAGGTGAAATCACTACTAGATTCACTGAGCTAA
- a CDS encoding GTPase gives MSFQFHTLAKEIQEFYDHAFELLKNGDESAENKPLLLQLEQFMEEYESQTHLTISFVGQYNAGKSTTIAALTGASFKRKEVVESEVGSKTVMVYEAGNKDIKIGAQILTDRTERYLWDELLLIDTPGIFAGRNDHDEVTLDQISKSDLLVFVVSNELFNPQGGVFFRKLAFELQRQGQMILVVNKMVRESGSPVTLTKSLLKVMEPAHPDDFYTCFIDSDSYLAAQAEEDEEEKEYLVDKSNFAQLWNRLQELSDKNRYTAKLATPLNRLIDILDQAYNLAVTETPLSRNMMELLRRKKLILRSSEGRLTNQYKAELSSLDHEVLMEGETVAALVDGQHTSEEINKAIKNSERNIELKSKESLDAISKIIEGEMSRLEIELDQLSNSELGSIVRRQIQAELVENKHTINEREVDGGNSLKWLSKGPQALEKLGGMATKVSKDTVYNLVKMFGGKFKPWGATKLTKFINKLGPVLSIIGVMLDVFLTLKGEKDEEDQAIKLRGARTEIRREYRIVAQEMRNEYEMGIAKELSSFYDTELEVIETIRKEIAESENRKASLTSGIELLMKKAKAKLRTVK, from the coding sequence ATGTCTTTTCAATTTCATACTTTGGCAAAGGAAATTCAAGAGTTTTATGATCATGCCTTCGAGCTACTAAAGAACGGAGACGAAAGTGCGGAGAATAAACCTCTTCTACTGCAACTAGAACAGTTTATGGAAGAGTACGAGAGCCAAACCCATCTTACCATTTCTTTTGTTGGCCAATATAACGCAGGAAAATCGACCACAATAGCTGCTTTAACAGGAGCTTCGTTCAAACGTAAGGAAGTGGTGGAATCGGAAGTTGGTTCTAAAACCGTCATGGTGTATGAGGCAGGCAATAAAGACATCAAGATCGGGGCCCAAATTCTTACGGATCGAACAGAGCGGTATTTGTGGGACGAATTGCTACTCATCGATACACCCGGAATTTTTGCTGGGCGCAACGATCACGATGAAGTAACCCTGGATCAGATTTCAAAATCCGATTTGCTGGTGTTTGTTGTTTCTAACGAACTGTTTAACCCTCAAGGAGGAGTTTTCTTCCGCAAATTAGCGTTCGAACTACAGCGTCAAGGTCAAATGATTCTAGTCGTTAATAAGATGGTACGCGAATCTGGAAGTCCCGTGACGTTAACGAAATCTTTACTTAAAGTGATGGAGCCTGCCCACCCGGATGATTTTTATACATGCTTCATCGATTCCGATTCGTATTTGGCAGCTCAAGCAGAAGAAGATGAAGAGGAGAAAGAGTATTTAGTTGATAAGTCGAATTTTGCTCAATTGTGGAATAGGCTACAGGAACTATCGGATAAGAACAGATATACGGCCAAGCTGGCCACACCTTTAAATCGTCTAATCGATATCTTGGACCAGGCTTACAACCTAGCTGTAACGGAAACCCCTTTAAGCCGAAACATGATGGAGTTACTCCGTCGCAAAAAACTTATTTTGCGTTCCTCAGAGGGGAGGCTTACCAACCAATACAAAGCTGAACTTAGCTCTCTTGACCATGAGGTGCTAATGGAAGGGGAGACGGTCGCAGCACTTGTAGACGGTCAGCATACGTCAGAAGAAATCAACAAGGCTATAAAAAACTCGGAGCGAAATATTGAACTGAAATCCAAGGAGTCGTTGGATGCTATATCCAAGATTATTGAAGGAGAAATGAGCAGACTCGAAATAGAACTTGATCAGCTAAGTAACTCCGAACTAGGATCTATTGTAAGAAGGCAGATTCAGGCTGAATTAGTTGAGAATAAGCATACCATTAACGAACGCGAAGTTGATGGCGGGAACTCTTTAAAATGGTTGAGTAAGGGACCCCAAGCTCTAGAAAAGTTGGGTGGTATGGCAACTAAGGTCTCCAAGGATACAGTATATAACTTAGTAAAGATGTTCGGCGGGAAATTTAAACCATGGGGCGCTACAAAATTGACTAAATTCATTAATAAACTTGGCCCGGTGTTGTCTATTATAGGTGTGATGCTTGATGTATTCCTGACTCTCAAAGGTGAAAAAGACGAGGAGGACCAGGCGATAAAGCTTAGGGGGGCACGAACTGAGATTCGGCGAGAATACCGGATAGTTGCTCAAGAAATGAGGAACGAATATGAAATGGGTATTGCTAAGGAATTAAGTAGCTTTTACGATACGGAGCTTGAAGTGATCGAAACAATTCGCAAGGAAATTGCTGAAAGCGAGAACCGGAAGGCATCTTTGACATCTGGCATTGAACTGTTGATGAAGAAGGCAAAGGCAAAATTAAGAACCGTAAAATAG
- a CDS encoding AAA domain-containing protein: MEQQQEVYFNALSVSRSESAKALEGFALRGVKNSVVEKYSDQAHFIYELLQNADDAKATSARFELFKDKLIFVHNGTRRFTVSDPATEAQDLENRVLGDINSITAVGGSNKTDEATIGKFGVGFKAVFQYTATPQIYDPNIFFKIERFIVPICLEADYDGRKNGETLFVFPFDHEKRSVEDAYSDISEKLRSLDYPLLFLSNLKDISFEISGILGLYGKTVEEIHNIDNTIAEFVSLTQNDGENRDDLYDDKLWLFSRDNDKGHTYSVGFFVDAQGHLMPKTHYAFCFFPTKEVTGLNFILHAPFLLTDSREGIRAGVQHNIDMIALLSNLAADSLLYLTEIGQKIKVPLIDDNILDIVPYDESGFVDVNSKKTISFKPFYTAIKEAFRCTAIIPSLDGYVAAGDAYWAFVPQIAELFSNLQLALLSKNETAKWVFTSFGRQDTRRKNEALTDYIDSITEVWLDEGKILKGWKVDSGTSYDGITPEFIESQPIEWLHLFYKWIAETKGRTELILTKPIFLNEDGKAVAAFDVKKQAILFLPTEGDSDYATINNSLLHNEETLAFIKQLGISEPSLRDEIYNIILPEYKKGGDIGTRPHFKKFFRYYQVCSQAEAKSILSLIKEYSFVLYKSKYDETQYRGIAEGLYFPFEPLQQWFQPKSETKFVCFDEYLQLVGEDKKEELISFLTDLGVKDTPRIISCELSLQEANEIKTDWPRSTGYQIWKENYIDGCKELVEITANERDFEKSCFVWTQLLKLVEYGLLNDNYWSQESVLCGKYKYYYYSERTEKFDSTEANRLRTQPWLANREGEFLSANELTVETLHLQYDLSSDEAVELIRLLGIREEVEETEEDKIDITSYAETLGLSDEEQRQALLEYAKRKKTAEVSDAEEEDEDLLDDEPEETTPDPSPTVKRVVKEILKRATSAQGRRIMQQDDDIEDAPIDEDDYSKPSVNISKKIEKVKEQAERDINAIARLEDLKQQAHAAEKYSYGWFKVLLELESINSGENNASSREVSISFSKVKLEEGTSRTLILKHPNRYIPQSMEDLADIPLELHFENHPMVKVAIEVVNVKSYTLRVKLRTNAQIEGVDLSLVKEARIVAKNPVFLLEELRKAFNKLGFEDDYDMKGNLCENIEFVFGPPGTGKTTHLAREVILPIMREVENLKVLVLTPTNKAADVLVRRIMEIKDADHSYCDWLVRFGATNDSIIEQSGVFRDKNFDIRTLSRNVTVSTIARFPYDYFLPDESTRLHLSELKWDYIIIDEASMIPLVNIVFPLYKKTPVKFIIAGDPFQIEPITSVDLWKNENIYTMVELKSFTEPTTVPHSYNVELLTTQYRSIPAIGEVFSRFAYDGVLKHNRTTESQRSLPIGDFIDIKPLNIIKFPISKYESIYRPKQLQSKSNYQVYSALFAFEFVKYLSSIVELMKDDKMFRIGLIAPYRAQSDLIDKLMAATTLPKNIDIQVGTIHGFQGDECDIIIALFNPPPFISTSKEMFLNKINIINVSISRARDYLFVIMPDDNTENVGNLTLIKKVERLFKEQPDWTEQQSPAIEELIFGSKSYLEDNSFSTSHQLINVYGKPEKRYEVRSEDNAVDVQIHE; this comes from the coding sequence ATGGAACAGCAACAGGAAGTTTATTTTAATGCTCTATCCGTGAGTAGATCAGAGAGTGCGAAAGCCCTTGAGGGATTCGCATTGCGTGGGGTAAAGAACAGTGTGGTTGAGAAATATTCTGATCAAGCGCACTTTATTTACGAGCTACTTCAAAACGCTGATGACGCTAAAGCAACATCAGCTCGCTTCGAGTTGTTCAAAGACAAACTTATATTCGTCCATAATGGGACACGCCGATTTACGGTCTCAGACCCTGCCACAGAAGCCCAAGACCTTGAGAACAGGGTGTTGGGTGACATAAATTCTATAACCGCTGTCGGTGGTTCCAATAAAACGGATGAAGCAACCATTGGAAAGTTTGGTGTAGGGTTTAAGGCGGTATTTCAATACACTGCTACACCGCAAATTTATGACCCTAATATCTTTTTCAAAATCGAACGGTTCATAGTACCGATCTGTCTAGAAGCCGATTACGATGGAAGAAAAAATGGTGAAACCCTGTTTGTCTTCCCGTTTGACCACGAAAAGCGTAGTGTTGAAGATGCCTATTCCGATATTTCGGAAAAACTGCGCTCGCTTGATTACCCGCTTCTTTTTCTGTCTAACCTTAAGGATATATCATTTGAGATATCCGGCATTTTGGGCTTATATGGGAAGACCGTTGAGGAAATACATAACATTGATAATACTATCGCCGAGTTTGTAAGCCTCACCCAAAATGACGGAGAGAACCGCGACGACCTCTACGACGATAAGTTATGGTTGTTCTCCCGTGATAATGATAAAGGGCATACGTACTCTGTCGGCTTCTTTGTTGATGCACAAGGACATCTGATGCCAAAGACACATTACGCTTTTTGCTTCTTTCCAACAAAGGAAGTTACCGGGTTGAATTTTATACTTCATGCTCCGTTTCTGCTTACCGACAGCCGTGAGGGAATAAGAGCAGGTGTTCAGCATAATATTGACATGATTGCTTTGCTTTCAAACTTGGCAGCAGACAGTCTTCTATATCTCACGGAAATCGGGCAGAAAATAAAGGTGCCACTGATTGACGATAATATTCTCGACATTGTGCCATATGATGAGAGTGGCTTTGTTGATGTTAACAGCAAGAAGACAATATCGTTTAAACCTTTCTATACTGCAATTAAAGAAGCGTTTAGATGCACGGCAATCATTCCGAGTTTAGACGGATATGTAGCTGCCGGGGATGCATATTGGGCATTTGTACCTCAAATTGCCGAGTTATTTTCAAATCTTCAACTAGCTCTGTTAAGTAAAAATGAGACGGCTAAGTGGGTGTTCACATCTTTCGGACGTCAGGACACTCGCCGTAAAAATGAAGCACTCACTGATTATATTGATTCAATAACCGAAGTCTGGTTAGATGAAGGGAAAATACTCAAAGGTTGGAAGGTCGATTCTGGAACTTCTTATGATGGAATCACACCTGAGTTCATAGAGTCACAACCGATTGAGTGGCTACATCTTTTCTATAAATGGATTGCAGAGACGAAGGGCAGAACAGAGCTGATTCTAACAAAACCGATTTTTCTCAATGAGGACGGAAAAGCAGTTGCTGCTTTTGACGTTAAGAAGCAAGCCATATTGTTTCTACCAACTGAAGGCGACAGTGATTACGCGACCATCAATAATTCTTTGTTGCATAATGAGGAAACGCTTGCGTTCATAAAGCAACTTGGTATCAGTGAGCCTTCTTTACGGGACGAGATATACAACATTATTCTGCCTGAATACAAGAAAGGGGGTGACATTGGTACCAGACCTCATTTCAAAAAGTTCTTCCGATATTATCAGGTGTGTTCTCAGGCGGAGGCAAAGTCTATTCTATCCTTAATTAAGGAATATAGTTTTGTTTTGTATAAGTCCAAATACGACGAAACTCAGTATCGCGGAATAGCGGAGGGACTTTATTTCCCATTTGAACCTTTGCAGCAATGGTTTCAACCAAAGTCGGAAACGAAATTCGTTTGTTTTGATGAGTATCTGCAACTTGTCGGCGAAGATAAGAAAGAGGAATTGATCAGTTTTTTGACGGATCTTGGCGTTAAGGATACACCGAGAATTATTTCCTGTGAATTAAGCTTGCAAGAAGCGAATGAAATTAAGACTGATTGGCCACGTTCAACAGGGTATCAAATATGGAAAGAGAACTACATTGATGGTTGCAAAGAATTAGTGGAAATCACTGCTAATGAACGAGACTTTGAGAAATCCTGTTTTGTTTGGACTCAGTTACTTAAATTGGTTGAGTACGGACTTTTAAACGATAACTATTGGTCGCAGGAAAGTGTTTTGTGCGGCAAATACAAATACTACTATTACAGTGAGCGTACTGAAAAATTCGATTCAACCGAAGCTAATCGACTTCGGACTCAACCATGGCTCGCCAATCGCGAAGGAGAATTCCTATCCGCCAATGAACTGACCGTTGAAACTCTTCACCTGCAATATGATTTATCAAGCGACGAAGCGGTCGAACTAATCAGGCTTCTAGGAATCAGGGAAGAAGTTGAAGAGACTGAAGAGGATAAGATTGATATCACCTCTTATGCCGAAACATTAGGCTTGTCAGACGAGGAGCAAAGGCAGGCTCTATTAGAGTATGCCAAGCGCAAAAAAACCGCTGAGGTTTCTGATGCTGAAGAGGAAGATGAGGACTTGCTCGATGATGAACCGGAAGAAACCACACCTGATCCCAGTCCTACAGTTAAACGCGTCGTAAAGGAAATCTTGAAACGGGCAACTTCCGCACAAGGAAGGCGGATTATGCAACAAGATGACGATATTGAGGACGCGCCGATTGATGAAGACGATTATTCAAAGCCGTCTGTCAACATCAGTAAGAAAATTGAAAAAGTTAAGGAACAGGCTGAGCGGGACATTAATGCGATTGCCCGCCTTGAGGATTTAAAGCAGCAGGCGCATGCGGCTGAAAAGTATTCATACGGATGGTTCAAAGTCCTTCTTGAGTTGGAGTCGATCAATAGTGGCGAAAATAATGCAAGCAGCAGAGAGGTTTCCATATCGTTCTCTAAAGTTAAGCTTGAGGAAGGTACATCTAGAACCTTAATCTTAAAGCATCCGAACCGCTATATCCCTCAGTCCATGGAAGACCTTGCGGATATTCCACTTGAATTGCATTTTGAAAATCATCCTATGGTCAAAGTTGCAATTGAAGTTGTGAATGTAAAGTCATACACTTTACGGGTGAAACTGAGGACGAACGCTCAAATAGAAGGGGTTGATTTATCACTCGTCAAAGAAGCAAGAATCGTCGCAAAGAACCCTGTATTCCTACTAGAGGAATTGCGAAAAGCATTCAATAAACTCGGCTTCGAAGACGACTATGATATGAAAGGCAACCTATGCGAAAATATTGAGTTCGTTTTCGGTCCTCCCGGCACAGGGAAAACAACGCATCTGGCGAGAGAGGTTATTCTACCCATTATGAGGGAAGTCGAGAATTTGAAAGTTCTTGTTTTAACTCCAACAAATAAAGCGGCAGATGTCCTTGTACGGCGTATTATGGAAATTAAGGACGCAGATCATAGTTACTGTGACTGGCTTGTTCGTTTTGGAGCAACGAACGACAGCATCATTGAGCAGAGCGGTGTTTTTCGTGACAAGAACTTCGATATTCGTACGTTGTCAAGAAATGTTACTGTCTCGACGATCGCCCGTTTTCCGTACGATTACTTTCTGCCAGACGAAAGCACTAGGCTTCATTTGAGTGAACTAAAGTGGGATTATATTATCATTGACGAAGCATCTATGATTCCATTGGTCAACATCGTTTTCCCGCTTTATAAGAAGACACCTGTGAAATTTATTATTGCGGGAGACCCGTTCCAAATAGAGCCTATCACTAGTGTAGATCTCTGGAAGAATGAAAATATATACACTATGGTGGAACTCAAATCGTTCACCGAACCCACAACGGTACCTCACTCATACAATGTTGAACTCCTGACTACTCAATACAGGAGCATACCAGCAATAGGAGAGGTGTTCAGTCGGTTCGCATATGACGGAGTATTAAAGCACAACCGCACTACTGAAAGTCAACGATCACTGCCTATTGGTGATTTTATTGATATTAAACCTTTAAACATTATCAAGTTCCCTATTAGTAAATATGAGAGTATTTATAGGCCTAAGCAGTTACAAAGCAAAAGCAACTATCAGGTGTATTCGGCTCTATTTGCCTTTGAATTTGTAAAGTATCTATCATCGATTGTCGAACTTATGAAAGATGATAAGATGTTCCGAATTGGGCTAATAGCTCCGTATCGGGCGCAGTCGGACTTGATTGATAAACTGATGGCTGCAACTACCTTGCCGAAAAATATTGATATTCAGGTCGGCACGATACACGGCTTCCAAGGCGACGAGTGTGACATCATCATTGCACTGTTTAACCCTCCCCCGTTCATCTCGACTTCAAAGGAGATGTTTCTCAACAAGATTAACATCATAAACGTCTCCATTAGCCGTGCGAGGGATTACTTGTTTGTGATTATGCCTGATGATAACACAGAAAATGTGGGCAATCTCACTTTGATTAAAAAAGTTGAAAGGCTGTTCAAAGAGCAGCCGGACTGGACTGAACAGCAGTCTCCTGCAATAGAAGAATTGATTTTCGGGAGCAAGAGCTATCTTGAGGATAATTCGTTCTCAACAAGCCATCAGTTAATAAATGTGTATGGGAAGCCTGAAAAACGATATGAGGTTAGAAGCGAAGATAATGCTGTGGATGTTCAAATACATGAATAA